The Streptomyces sp. NBC_00459 DNA segment GAGCGCACCACGGCGCGCGGACCGGTGCATCCGCTCACCGAACTGCCCGCCCTGCTGCCCGAAGCCGACATCGTGATCCTCGCGACACCCCTCACCGATCAGACAAGAGGGCTGGTGAACGCTGATTTCCTGGCGCGCATGAAGGACGGCGCACTGCTCGTGAACGTGGCCCGCGGGCCCGTCGTCGACACCAAGGCACTCCTCGCCGAGCTGGAGTCCGGGCGCCTCACGGCAGCCCTCGACGTCACCGATCCGGAGCCGCTGCCTCCGGGACACCCCTTGTGGCAGGCGCCCGGCGTGCTCATCAGCCCACATGTCGGCGGCCCGACGTCCGCGTTCCGGCCCCGGGCCGAGAGACTGCTGGTGGACCAGTTGAGTCGTTTCATGAACCAGGAGCCGTTGCGGAACGTGATCCTTACTACGGGGGCGGTGCACGCGTAGTCCGCTTCGAGCACCCTCCGCATTCCCTCGTATGCGGGGTGTGTCGCCGTCGCCGTCGGCCGTCACGGAGAGTAGAGGAACTATGTCCCTGAGTGACGAGACTGGTGTATCGTCCCGACAGGGGCTGCGCCGCGAACCGTTCGGCGCCGGGGATGGACATTGCAGACTGTGAGGGGGGCGACGGGCGATGCACGGCCTATGGACGAACGATCCGACGCGGCGGGGCCGCCGACGGCGACCCTGGCGCACGACCGCGCACAGACGCGGCCACAGCAGCCATCATCAGCACCGCCGGCACAGCGGTCGCCGGAGGCACACCCACACCGCGACCCCGGCATCCGCAGCACACCCGGCGCGGCGGGACGCACGGGACACGGTCGCGATTCGGGCCCGGGGTGTCCGGTGAGTTCCCCCGGGGCACTGCTGACCCGCCGACCGGCCCTCGGTGGCGGGACGAACCTGGTCTCGCAGCTCGTACTGGCCCTGGTGTGCGCGGGATACGCCGTCGGTTCCGCGCTCGGCTGGGGCTCCCCCCGACTCGCCCTGATCATGGGCGACTTCGGCCTGAGCATCGCGGCGGCCACCGCGGCCGTCTCCTGCTTCCTCTACGCCCGCCGCCGGATCCGCTTTCGACCCGCCTGGCTGCTGTTCGCGCTGTCGTCCGCCATGGCCGCCCTGGGCAACCTCGTCTGGGGCTGGTACGAGGTCGTCCTCGACCGGGACGTACCCAGCCCCAGCTATGCGGACATGTTCTTCCTGTGCTTCGCCCCGCCCGCCATCGTGGGACTCCTGGTCCTCGCCAAGCGACCGGTGACGAAGGCCGGCTGGGTCTGCATGGTCCTGGACGCCTGGCTGATCGGCGGCTCGCTGCTCACCCTGTCCTGGAGTCTCGCCCTGGCGCAGGCGGCGAAGGCCGACGGGCCGAGCGTCGCGCACACCGCGCTGTCGCTGGCCTACCCGCTGCTCGACATCGCCCTCGTCAGCATGGTCCTCGCGCTGCACTTCCGGCGCTTCACCGTGAACCGGTCCGCCGCGAACACCGCGATCGGCGCGCTCGCCCTGACCGTGTGCTGCGACGCTCTGTTCACCTCGCCCCTGATGCACAACAACTACCGCTCGGGTCAGCTGCTCGACGCGGGCTGGTTCGCGGGCTCGCTGCTGCTGGCGTACGCCCCGTGGGTCGGCTCCGGGCGCGGCGGCCCGGGCGAGTCCGACGGGCACACGCGCGTGGTGCACGAACACCGCCCCGGGCGGCAGCACCCGGGCAGGCCCGAGGGACAACGGCCCCTACCCCGTCAGGGCCGGGCGCCCGCCACCGGGCAGGGGCATCCGCCCGCACCGGGAGGCGAACACAGCAGGTATCCGGCCACCCGGCCCATCACCGGTTCCCTTGCCGCGCTCACGCCGTATCTCGCCGCGGCCGTGTGCACGCTGGGCGTCCTCTACAACGTTCTCAACGGCCGCAGCCCCGACCGCGTGGTGCTCATCACCGCGGGTGGCGTCGTCCTCGCGCTGGTCGTGCGGCAGGGCATCATGCTGCTCGACAACATCACCCTCACCCAGGAACTGGCCCAGAAGGAGAACCACTTCCGTTCCCTGGTCCAGGGCTCCAGCGACGTCATCATGATCGCCGCTCCGAACGGGATCCTGCGGTACGTCAGCCCGGCCGCGGCCGGGGTCTACGGACGGTCCGCGGAGGACCTCGTCGGCACCGAACTGGCCCATCTCATCCACCCGGAGGACCTGGGCTGCGTGGTGCACGAGGTGCGCCGCTTCCTCGCCGCCAGCCCCGACGACGAACCCACCACCCGTATCGAGTGCCGCTTCAAGGCCGGCGGCGGGGGCACCTCCCGCTCGGGCGAGGCCGAGAGCGGGGGAGGCTGGCTGAACGTCGAGTCCACCGTCAACCGGCACCACGGCGGCCTCATCTTCAACAGCCGGGACGTCACCGAACGGGTGCGGCTCCAGGCCCAGTTGCAGCACAACGCCGAACACGACCCGCTCACCGACCTGCCCAACCGCGCGCTGTTCACCCAGCGCGTGCAGCAGGCCCTGTCCGGCCGCCGCTCCACCGACCGCGGCACGGCCGTCCTCTTCATCGACCTCGACGGCTTCAAGGCCGTCAACGACACGATCGGCCACCAGGCCGGGGACGAACTGCTCGTCCAGGCCGCCCGCAGACTCCAGGACGCGGTCCGCTACGGGGACACCGCCTCCCGCCTCGGCGGTGACGAGTTCGCCGCCCTGATCGTCGGCGACGGCACCCGGGACCGTGCCGCGCGCGAACGCCACATAGGGGAACTGGCCGACAGGCTGCGACTCACCCTCTCGCAGCCCTACGACATCGACGGCAACGATGTCCGGGTCAACGCCTCGATCGGCGTCGCCTTCGCCGAGCCCGGCCTCGGCGCGGGCGAACTGCTGCGCAACGCCGACCTGGCGATGTACCGGGCCAAGGCCTCCGGCAAGGGCCGCGTCGAGCTCTACGCCCCCCAGATGCAGCAGGACGTCGTACGGAAGGCGGAGCTGGCCACGCGTCTGCGTGCCGCCCTGCACGACGGCGAGTTCGCGCTGCTGCACCAGCCCGTGGTGGAGCTGGAGAGCGGGCGGATCACCTCGGTCTCCGCCCAGGCGCGCTGGCGCTCCTCCCAGGGAGTGCTCTTCACGCCCGCCGAGTTCCTGCGCGTCACCGAGGACAGCGACAAGACGGCCGAGCTGGACCGCTGGATGCTGGAGGAGGCCGTCGAACAGGCCGCCGAACGCGCCGCGACCGGGCTCGCCGTACCCGTCGCCGTCCGGATGAGCGCCCGGCGGCTCCTCGACCGCTCGCTGCCCCTCGGGTCGATCGAGACCCTGCTGACCCGCCACGGGCTCCCCACCGGCGCCCTGGAGATCGAACTGGCGGACACCGACCCCCGGATCTCCCTGGACGAGCTGGAGCGCCGGCTGAACGCCTTCAGATGCCTCGGCGTACGGATCGCGCTGGACGGCTTCGGCAGCGGCTACGCGCCGATCACGGCACTGCGGCGGCTCCCCGTCGACGTGCTGAAACTCGACCGCGGTCTGGTCGAGGGCGTCGTCGAGTCCACGCGGCTGCACAAGATCACCAGCGGGCTGCTCAGAATCGCGGGCGACCTCGGGCTCCCGTCCGTGGCCGACGGCGTGGATCTGCCGGAGCAGGTGATCGCCCTGCGCGCGATGGGCTGCACGCACGGGCAGGGCATGGCCTTCTCCGGGCCGCTGGACGAGTACCGGCTGCGCCGGGCCCTGTCCACAGGCCGCTATCCGGTGCCGAACGGTCCGGCCGAGCCCGCGTTCGCGGGCGGCGGCAGCGGGGTGTACACAAGTACAGGTGTGCCCGCTGTTTTCGGAGGCGGAACAGCCCTCCGTTCACATAATGAGACTCCCGTCCCACCCACTTGACAGTCGGTGTGTGCCGGGGGGAGGGTCGACCCCATGCGCACCCGAATTCTCGTACTTGGAAAGCGCGTCGGCTGACGCTGGTGAACGTTTCGGACGGACCCGGAACT contains these protein-coding regions:
- a CDS encoding putative bifunctional diguanylate cyclase/phosphodiesterase, encoding MSSPGALLTRRPALGGGTNLVSQLVLALVCAGYAVGSALGWGSPRLALIMGDFGLSIAAATAAVSCFLYARRRIRFRPAWLLFALSSAMAALGNLVWGWYEVVLDRDVPSPSYADMFFLCFAPPAIVGLLVLAKRPVTKAGWVCMVLDAWLIGGSLLTLSWSLALAQAAKADGPSVAHTALSLAYPLLDIALVSMVLALHFRRFTVNRSAANTAIGALALTVCCDALFTSPLMHNNYRSGQLLDAGWFAGSLLLAYAPWVGSGRGGPGESDGHTRVVHEHRPGRQHPGRPEGQRPLPRQGRAPATGQGHPPAPGGEHSRYPATRPITGSLAALTPYLAAAVCTLGVLYNVLNGRSPDRVVLITAGGVVLALVVRQGIMLLDNITLTQELAQKENHFRSLVQGSSDVIMIAAPNGILRYVSPAAAGVYGRSAEDLVGTELAHLIHPEDLGCVVHEVRRFLAASPDDEPTTRIECRFKAGGGGTSRSGEAESGGGWLNVESTVNRHHGGLIFNSRDVTERVRLQAQLQHNAEHDPLTDLPNRALFTQRVQQALSGRRSTDRGTAVLFIDLDGFKAVNDTIGHQAGDELLVQAARRLQDAVRYGDTASRLGGDEFAALIVGDGTRDRAARERHIGELADRLRLTLSQPYDIDGNDVRVNASIGVAFAEPGLGAGELLRNADLAMYRAKASGKGRVELYAPQMQQDVVRKAELATRLRAALHDGEFALLHQPVVELESGRITSVSAQARWRSSQGVLFTPAEFLRVTEDSDKTAELDRWMLEEAVEQAAERAATGLAVPVAVRMSARRLLDRSLPLGSIETLLTRHGLPTGALEIELADTDPRISLDELERRLNAFRCLGVRIALDGFGSGYAPITALRRLPVDVLKLDRGLVEGVVESTRLHKITSGLLRIAGDLGLPSVADGVDLPEQVIALRAMGCTHGQGMAFSGPLDEYRLRRALSTGRYPVPNGPAEPAFAGGGSGVYTSTGVPAVFGGGTALRSHNETPVPPT